DNA from Lentilitoribacter sp. Alg239-R112:
GAGATAAATTCGAGAATATTACGATAAACCCTATCTCTCATGCCTCCTTTGTAATGACTTCACCTAACGGAACAATCTACGTTGATCCGGTTGGAGATGCAGCTGACTATGCAAGTTTTGCAGAACCAGACCTCGTGCTCATTACGCACCATCACGGTGATCATTTTAAGCAGGAAACGCTTAACGCAATTGTCAGTGAAAACACGCAAATGATTGTTAATCCGGAAGTATACGCCAAGTTACCAGCACCTATGCAAGCAAAAGCAAGACAGTTAGCCAATGGTGAGAGCACCAAGATGGCAGACATAGCTGTTGATGCAATACCTGCGTACAACACAACAAAGGGACGTGAAAAATTCCATCCGAAAGGTCGAGATAACGGCTATATTGTAAGTTTAGATGGGCAACGCATATATATTTCTGGTGATACAGAGGACATCCCAGACATGCGTGCACTAAAGAACATAGATATCGCCTTTGTGTGTATGAACTTACCGTTTACAATGGATGTGAAGGCCGCAGCGTCTGCGGTTGCAGAATTTAAGCCTGCCCATGTTTATCCCTATCATTATCGTGGCCGCGATAACGGCACTCAAGACCCACAAGAGTTCGCAGACCTTGTTGGTGCAGCATCAGACGTCAAATTGGGTAAATGGTACGGATAGTTCGCACCCAAAAACTATCTGAGCGCAAAAGCGTGTAGCGAAAGTTGCACGTTTTTAGTAAGCAACAACACATCGGACCAACTATTATTCGAAACTGATAGACCACTTACCTTCTCATATTACCTATAGATGAATACTGTTTTTAGCTATTCAAATCAGTAATATATGTTCAGCATTTATTCACACATTCAAGAATAAAAATACAGTAACAAGTATAGTTTTCACTTACACTACACTTCCTGGAAATTTATTTAGGGTTGCGTATAAAATGGTAATGAGTTCGAATGCTGATCACAAGTCTCAAACATCACTTTACGATAGGATTGGCGGGGAGGCAGCGGTTGATACGCTCACCATGGCATTATACGCACATGTAAATTCTGATGACCGATTGGCACACTTTTTCGAACATATTGATCTCATGCAACAAATCAATCATCAGAAACGTTTTTTAACATACGCTTTGGGTGGTTCATCTGTTGTCTACGATATGGAAAAACTATCTACGGCCCATGGGAAACTGAACTTGAAGCAGGAACAAATTACCGCATTTAACGAAGCACTAAACGCCGCACTTATTGACCTTGACGTAGATGATGATATTCGCGAGAAAGTTCTGGCTATTGCTATTGAAACCGAGAACAACTTTCAAAAGTATTCCACATAAGTTGAGCAGCGCGATAAACCTCATTACGGTAATTCACAATCAGTTAGTCACCAAAACCGGGCAGTTAGTCACCAAAATCGGGTACATCACCTAAACGGGCAAAAAATACAGGGTCATCATATTCGCCCGCTTCATCATCAACCGTCACTCTATAGGCATCGACGCCGACATGGTCTGTACTTTTATCATGTATCCGTTCGGCGCGTCTGACCGCATCGGCTTCCGATGGCACCTCTTTTGTTTCTGTAATCACAAGTTGCGCCGGTGTTCCGCCACTTGCGGCTTTCCAACCATATGTCTGAACTATGAAACGGGTTTCTTCTGCCATGATTAGCTCCAAATGCGCATCAGATTTTGCAGCGTTATAAGTACCCATTCTTCATCTTTCTACAAGAAAGATTTTGATTTTTAGAGCGATAGGCTGTGTATTGGCGGCCAGCCGATAAACCAACACTCACCCAAACGTCATTTCCAATTGAACACATCGCTATTTAGTCTTTAGCTAGTGTTTGAACATAAACACTGGAGCTAGTGTTTGAACATAAATACTGGCACATTGGTTTCATAATGGAATCGATTGTTTTGGATAATTGGGAGATACATCTATGGAATTGATGATGGAAAGTCCGTTTGCACGATTTGTGATCGCCGCATTGGACGT
Protein-coding regions in this window:
- a CDS encoding MBL fold metallo-hydrolase, which codes for MTQQNTRRNFLKYSAAITSAITVMPYAAYADGHRGDKFENITINPISHASFVMTSPNGTIYVDPVGDAADYASFAEPDLVLITHHHGDHFKQETLNAIVSENTQMIVNPEVYAKLPAPMQAKARQLANGESTKMADIAVDAIPAYNTTKGREKFHPKGRDNGYIVSLDGQRIYISGDTEDIPDMRALKNIDIAFVCMNLPFTMDVKAAASAVAEFKPAHVYPYHYRGRDNGTQDPQEFADLVGAASDVKLGKWYG
- a CDS encoding group 1 truncated hemoglobin yields the protein MSSNADHKSQTSLYDRIGGEAAVDTLTMALYAHVNSDDRLAHFFEHIDLMQQINHQKRFLTYALGGSSVVYDMEKLSTAHGKLNLKQEQITAFNEALNAALIDLDVDDDIREKVLAIAIETENNFQKYST